In Brienomyrus brachyistius isolate T26 chromosome 14, BBRACH_0.4, whole genome shotgun sequence, the following proteins share a genomic window:
- the ganc gene encoding neutral alpha-glucosidase C isoform X2, whose translation MNITDLSSRFSSSDEEEDPTGLWREKFKHFVDIKGSGPSSVGVDLRLCGFSHLYGLPEHADTFQLKDTSDGEPYRLYNLDVFGYDIHSRLGLYGSVPLVLAHNTSRTIGVFWLNASETLVDLQCISDGVPSSDLQGFTPPPAKRRYLQPHTDLTWMSESGVIDSFILLGPGPPQVFSQYAELTGYQAMPPLFSLGYHQCRWNYENEADVKEVDAGFDSHAIPYDVMWLDIEHTNEKRYFTWDPRRFPNPICLQRHLEERNRKLVVISDPHIKVDPAWSIYCEARKSGHFVRDREGGPFCGRCWPGASCYLDFSSSTVRTWYSCLFALEKYKGSTENMFIWNDMNEPSVFDGPEKTMPKDAVHYGGVEHRELHNLYGFYQHMATVDGLISRSHGLDRPFVLSRSFFAGSQRLGAIWTGDNMATWEYLKISIPMLLALSVAGIAFCGADVGGFFRDPEPELLVRWYQAGSLQPFFRGHSCRETKRREPWLFGDPFTAAIRAAVQQRYCLLPYWYTLFYEAHTSAQPPMRPLWVEFPGEQDTFSVENQYMIGNALLACPVADPGVTEVKVVLPGSSEYWYDVQTNVIFAGGKTLSLPVTLDTVPLFQRGGTIVPRKTESGSCSADLQKVPFTLTVALDSKACAMGQLFLDDGHSFSYQDRKQYSLRRFSLQGGRLVCCSADDAGLFDPGCTVSSVSFLGVKNKPSAVTTRISGVEEICKSVQYQGEKHLLLVGDLNLNVGKDWEIKIQ comes from the exons ATGAACATTACTGACCTGTCATCAAGGTTCAGTAGTTCA GATGAAGAAGAGGACCCCACTGGATTGTGGAGGGAGAAATTTAAACATTTTGTGGACATCAAAGGAAGTG GGCCCAGTTCTGTAGGTGTGGACCTCAGGCTGTGTGGCTTTTCCCATTTGTATGGTCTTCCTGAACATGCTGATACCTTCCAGCTGAAAGACACTAG TGACGGAGAGCCCTACCGTCTGTACAACCTGGATGTTTTCGGATACGACATTCACAGTCGCTTGGGACTGTATGGTTCTGTCCCTCTTGTGCTGGCCCACAATACCAGCAGGACTATTGGTGTATTCTGGCTGAATGCATCAGAGACGCTGGTGGACCTCCAGTGCATCTCCGATGGTGTGCCTTCCTCCGATCTGCAG GGATTCACCCCTCCTCCGGCGAAGAGGAGGTACTTGCAGCCCCACACAGACCTTACTTGGATGTCAGAGAGTGGTGTGATTGACAGCTTCATTCTGCTTGGCCCTGGGCCCCCCCAGGTCTTCTCTCAGTATGCTGAGCTGACCG GTTACCAGGCCATGCCCCCCCTTTTCTCCCTGGGTTACCACCAATGCCGCTGGAATTATGAGAATGAGGCTGATGTCAAGGAAGTGGATGCTGGGTTTGATAGCCATGCCATTCCTTATGATGTCATGTGGTTGGACATTGAGCATACGAACGAGAAGCGGTACTTTACCTGGGACCCTCGCCGGTTCCCCAATCCTATATGTCTGCAGCGCCACCTAGAGGAGCGAAACAGGAAG CTGGTGGTCATCAGTGACCCTCACATCAAAGTGGATCCTGCCTGGTCCATTTACTGTGAGGCCAGGAAGTCAGGCCACtttgtgagggacagggaaGGAGGTCCGTTTTGTGGGCGCTGCTGGCCAG GTGCCTCATGTTACCTGGACTTCAGCAGCAGCACCGTCCGGACGTGGTACTCCTGTCTCTTTGCTCTGGAGAAATACAAG GGCTCCACAGAAAACATGTTTATATGGAATGACATGAATGAGCCGTCTGTGTTTGATGGGCCAGAGAAGACCATGCCCAAGGATGCGGTACATTATGGGGGTGTGGAACATCGGGAACTCCACAACTTGTATGGCTTCTATCAG CACATGGCTACGGTGGACGGTCTGATATCTCGATCACACGGCCTGGACAGACCATTTGTCCTGTCGCGCTCCTTCTTTGCAGGGTCACAGAGACTGG GTGCAATATGGACAGGGGACAATATGGCCACCTGGGAATACTTGAAGATCTCAATCCCAATGCTTTTGGCCCTGAGTGTTGCGGGGATAGCCTTCTGTGGGG CGGATGTTGGAGGGTTTTTCCGGGACCCGGAGCCAGAATTGCTGGTTCGTTGGTATCAAGCAGGGTCACTGCAGCCGTTTTTTCGGGGTCACTCCTGTCGAGAGACGAAGAGGCGGGAGCCCTGGCTGTTTGGAGACCCCTTTACTGCCGCTATTCGCGCTGCAGTTCAGCAGAGATACTGCCTGCTGCCTTATTGGTACACGCTCTTCTATGAAGCCCATACCTCTGCTCAACCCCCTATGAG ACCACTGTGGGTGGAGTTTCCTGGGGAGCAGGACACCTTCTCCGTGGAGAATCAGTACATGATTG GAAATGCTCTTTTAGCCTGTCCCGTGGCTGATCCTGGAGTCACAGAGGTCAAGGTCGTCCTTCCTGGATCCAGTGAG TACTGGTATGATGTCCAAACAAATGTGATTTTTGCTGGTGGCAAAACGTTGAGTCTGCCGGTGACCTTGGACACT GTTCCCCTTTTTCAGCGTGGAGGTACAATAGTGCCCAGAAAGACTGAATCAGGTTCTTGTTCGGCCGATCTGCAGAAAGTTCCCTTCACTCTTACCGTGGCTTTGGATTCCAAG GCTTGTGCCATGGGCCAGCTCTTCCTGGACGATGGACACTCCTTCAGTTATCAGGACAGGAAACAGTATTCTCTCCGCAGGTTTTCTCTGCAGGGGGGCCGTCTGGTGTGTTG
- the ganc gene encoding neutral alpha-glucosidase C isoform X1, protein MTEIETNAVESVIPDGEGDNEFKQCDQISFYRRQKQGNRQQYHILLNTLVLTEKGAVMELLDRNTEAQLVLQVCAIRGGAIRLLVDELKPIRPRYKVPDVLTREPVYERLHLDKKEENSVTLGWGVSRYQVRIQACPLLLEVLCEGEVTVTLNQNGRLYFEVLQDPPAMRPLTSVDEEEDPTGLWREKFKHFVDIKGSGPSSVGVDLRLCGFSHLYGLPEHADTFQLKDTSDGEPYRLYNLDVFGYDIHSRLGLYGSVPLVLAHNTSRTIGVFWLNASETLVDLQCISDGVPSSDLQGFTPPPAKRRYLQPHTDLTWMSESGVIDSFILLGPGPPQVFSQYAELTGYQAMPPLFSLGYHQCRWNYENEADVKEVDAGFDSHAIPYDVMWLDIEHTNEKRYFTWDPRRFPNPICLQRHLEERNRKLVVISDPHIKVDPAWSIYCEARKSGHFVRDREGGPFCGRCWPGASCYLDFSSSTVRTWYSCLFALEKYKGSTENMFIWNDMNEPSVFDGPEKTMPKDAVHYGGVEHRELHNLYGFYQHMATVDGLISRSHGLDRPFVLSRSFFAGSQRLGAIWTGDNMATWEYLKISIPMLLALSVAGIAFCGADVGGFFRDPEPELLVRWYQAGSLQPFFRGHSCRETKRREPWLFGDPFTAAIRAAVQQRYCLLPYWYTLFYEAHTSAQPPMRPLWVEFPGEQDTFSVENQYMIGNALLACPVADPGVTEVKVVLPGSSEYWYDVQTNVIFAGGKTLSLPVTLDTVPLFQRGGTIVPRKTESGSCSADLQKVPFTLTVALDSKACAMGQLFLDDGHSFSYQDRKQYSLRRFSLQGGRLVCCSADDAGLFDPGCTVSSVSFLGVKNKPSAVTTRISGVEEICKSVQYQGEKHLLLVGDLNLNVGKDWEIKIQ, encoded by the exons ATGACAGAAATCGAAACGAATGCCGTCGAAAG TGTTATCCCAGATGGTGAAGGAGACAACGAGTTTAAGCAGTGTGACCAGATTTCATTTTATCG ACGACAGAAGCAGGGAAATAGGCAACAGTATCACATCTTGCTGAATACTTTGGTGTTGACAGAAAAAGGAGCAGTAATGGAGCTTCTGGACCGAAATACTGAG GCACAGCTGGTTCTACAAGTATGTGCCATTAGAGGTGGAGCTATTAGGCTTTTAGTTGATGAACTCAAGCCAATTCGACCCCGCTACAAGGTTCCAGATGTTTTAACAAGAGAACCAGTTTACGAACG GTTGCACTTAGACAAAAAGGAAGAGAATTCTGTTACACTGGGCTGGGGTGTCTCTCGGTACCAAGTCCGCATACAAGCCTGCCCATTGCTGCTGGAGGTGTTGTGCGAGGGGGAGGTGACTGTCACATTAAACCAAAACGGCAGGCTGTACTTTGAGGTACTACAGGATCCACCCGCGATGAG GCCTTTGACGTCGGTG GATGAAGAAGAGGACCCCACTGGATTGTGGAGGGAGAAATTTAAACATTTTGTGGACATCAAAGGAAGTG GGCCCAGTTCTGTAGGTGTGGACCTCAGGCTGTGTGGCTTTTCCCATTTGTATGGTCTTCCTGAACATGCTGATACCTTCCAGCTGAAAGACACTAG TGACGGAGAGCCCTACCGTCTGTACAACCTGGATGTTTTCGGATACGACATTCACAGTCGCTTGGGACTGTATGGTTCTGTCCCTCTTGTGCTGGCCCACAATACCAGCAGGACTATTGGTGTATTCTGGCTGAATGCATCAGAGACGCTGGTGGACCTCCAGTGCATCTCCGATGGTGTGCCTTCCTCCGATCTGCAG GGATTCACCCCTCCTCCGGCGAAGAGGAGGTACTTGCAGCCCCACACAGACCTTACTTGGATGTCAGAGAGTGGTGTGATTGACAGCTTCATTCTGCTTGGCCCTGGGCCCCCCCAGGTCTTCTCTCAGTATGCTGAGCTGACCG GTTACCAGGCCATGCCCCCCCTTTTCTCCCTGGGTTACCACCAATGCCGCTGGAATTATGAGAATGAGGCTGATGTCAAGGAAGTGGATGCTGGGTTTGATAGCCATGCCATTCCTTATGATGTCATGTGGTTGGACATTGAGCATACGAACGAGAAGCGGTACTTTACCTGGGACCCTCGCCGGTTCCCCAATCCTATATGTCTGCAGCGCCACCTAGAGGAGCGAAACAGGAAG CTGGTGGTCATCAGTGACCCTCACATCAAAGTGGATCCTGCCTGGTCCATTTACTGTGAGGCCAGGAAGTCAGGCCACtttgtgagggacagggaaGGAGGTCCGTTTTGTGGGCGCTGCTGGCCAG GTGCCTCATGTTACCTGGACTTCAGCAGCAGCACCGTCCGGACGTGGTACTCCTGTCTCTTTGCTCTGGAGAAATACAAG GGCTCCACAGAAAACATGTTTATATGGAATGACATGAATGAGCCGTCTGTGTTTGATGGGCCAGAGAAGACCATGCCCAAGGATGCGGTACATTATGGGGGTGTGGAACATCGGGAACTCCACAACTTGTATGGCTTCTATCAG CACATGGCTACGGTGGACGGTCTGATATCTCGATCACACGGCCTGGACAGACCATTTGTCCTGTCGCGCTCCTTCTTTGCAGGGTCACAGAGACTGG GTGCAATATGGACAGGGGACAATATGGCCACCTGGGAATACTTGAAGATCTCAATCCCAATGCTTTTGGCCCTGAGTGTTGCGGGGATAGCCTTCTGTGGGG CGGATGTTGGAGGGTTTTTCCGGGACCCGGAGCCAGAATTGCTGGTTCGTTGGTATCAAGCAGGGTCACTGCAGCCGTTTTTTCGGGGTCACTCCTGTCGAGAGACGAAGAGGCGGGAGCCCTGGCTGTTTGGAGACCCCTTTACTGCCGCTATTCGCGCTGCAGTTCAGCAGAGATACTGCCTGCTGCCTTATTGGTACACGCTCTTCTATGAAGCCCATACCTCTGCTCAACCCCCTATGAG ACCACTGTGGGTGGAGTTTCCTGGGGAGCAGGACACCTTCTCCGTGGAGAATCAGTACATGATTG GAAATGCTCTTTTAGCCTGTCCCGTGGCTGATCCTGGAGTCACAGAGGTCAAGGTCGTCCTTCCTGGATCCAGTGAG TACTGGTATGATGTCCAAACAAATGTGATTTTTGCTGGTGGCAAAACGTTGAGTCTGCCGGTGACCTTGGACACT GTTCCCCTTTTTCAGCGTGGAGGTACAATAGTGCCCAGAAAGACTGAATCAGGTTCTTGTTCGGCCGATCTGCAGAAAGTTCCCTTCACTCTTACCGTGGCTTTGGATTCCAAG GCTTGTGCCATGGGCCAGCTCTTCCTGGACGATGGACACTCCTTCAGTTATCAGGACAGGAAACAGTATTCTCTCCGCAGGTTTTCTCTGCAGGGGGGCCGTCTGGTGTGTTG
- the LOC125707314 gene encoding transmembrane protein 87A-like gives MIHTTAYLFFSVFFISVFRSGKGAEVSLWNIDISSDHYAVFRKTLFANTTVYITFSGDKSSCDENTAFNISWYLRSSVCYNEVFNTADNDALNMFGMEKMLKDNWNGFYSHGFVEFENCSSLFTSKVYYQTFPPYQPLSKPDDEGNGLFNRSSPPMWREKPPAGAVAKAWQDSPYMFIVNVQNLTNKLETVRRNSEQSTVSSRNFAFTMTVQMKGPYGYTSPADWPLMMFFMVMCYVYVLFGVLWLFWCVCYWRDLLRIQFWIGAVILLGMLEKAVFYSEYESNRSRGEYVRGAVIFAELLSALKRSLARILVLIVSLGYGIVKPRLGTTVHRLVAVGLLYLLFSSVEGVLRVTGSFYGTVALMADLSLSLIDSCVMWWIFISLSQTTRLLKLRRNVVKLSLYQHFTNTLIFSVLASIIFIIWTTKEFKLVDCQTGWKDLWVDDAFWRLLFSTILLVIMVLLRPSVNSQRFSHSPLIDDEEEEEEEKEPMLNEAFEGMKMRGSKPETNGAPKFLSKEDDDLKWVEENIPTSVADVALPVMLDEEEEILKTKLERSKME, from the exons ATGATACATACAACAGCGTACTTGTTTTTCTCAGTGTTCTTCATTTCAGTGTTCCGGTCCGGGAAGGGGGCCGAGGTCTCCTTGTGGAACATTGACATCAGCTCG GACCACTATGCCGTTTTCCGTAAAACACTGTTTGCAAACACAACGGTCTACATAACCT TTTCTGGCGATAAGTCGTCTTGTGATGAAAATACGGCCTTTAACATCAGCTGGTATCTCCGGTCCTCTGTGTGCTACAATGAGGTCTTCAATACGGCG GACAATGATGCATTAAATATGTTTGGCATGGAGAAAATGCTGAAGGACAACTGGAATGGCTTTTACAGCCATGGTTTTGTTGAGTTCGAGAACTGCTCTTCCCTCTTTACTAGCAAG GTGTATTACCAGACATTTCCTCCATATCAGCCCCTCAGCAAACCGGAT GATGAAGGAAACGGGTTGTTTAATCGGAGTTCACCCCCGATGTGGCGTGAGAAACCG ccaGCTGGTGCCGTTGCAAAAGCATGGCAGGACAGCCCATATATGTTCATTGTTAATGTGCAGAATCTGACCAACAAGCTGGAAACGGTACGAAGGAATTCGGAGCAGTCCACTGTTTCCTCTCGAAACTTTGCCTTTACTA TGACGGTGCAGATGAAGGGTCCTTATGGATATACCTCCCCTGCAGACTGGCCCCTCATGATG TTCTTCATGGTCATGTGCTATGTATATGTGCTCTTCGGGGTGCTTTGGCTGTTCTGGTGTGTCTGCTACTGGCGAGACCTGCTGAGGATCCAGTTCTGGATCGGCGCCGTGATTCTGCTGGGAATGCTGGAGAAGGCCGTGTTTTACTCTGAATACGAGAGCAATCGCTCCCGCGGCGAATATG TGCGAGGTGCAGTGATTTTTGCAGAACTCCTGTCGGCCCTGAAGAGGTCGCTGGCACGGATCCTAGTGCTCATCGTTAGTTTAGGCTACGGCATCGTGAA ACCCAGGCTTGGGACCACAGTGCACCGGTTGGTAGCAGTGGGGCTGCTCTACCTGCTTTTTTCATCTGTAGAAGGTGTGCTTAGGGTCACTGGG AGTTTCTATGGCACCGTAGCACTGATGGCCGACCTCAGTCTGTCTCTCATTGACTCCTGCGTTATGTGGTGG ATCTTCATCAGTCTCTCCCAGACTACGCGCTTGCTTAAGCTGCGCAGAAATGTTGTGAAGCTCTCCTTATACCAGCACTTCACTAACACGCTCATTTTCTCAGTGCTAG CATCAATCATTTTTATCATCTGGACAACCAAAGAATTCAAACTGGTGGATTGTCAGACT GGATGGAAAGACTTGTGGGTAGATGATGCCTTCTGGCGACTGCTCTTCTCAACGATTCTCCTTGTCATTATGGTGCTCCTACGACCATCTGTGAACAGCCAAAG GTTCTCCCATTCTCCCCTTATTGAtgatgaagaggaggaagaggaagagaagGAACCTATGCTGAATGAAGCATTTG AAGGAATGAAAATGAGGGGATCTAAGCCGGAGACCAATGGAGCTCCGAAGTTTCTAAGTAAAGAG GACGATGATCTGAAGTGGGTGGAAGAGAATATTCCCACATCTGTAGCTGACGT AGCGCTGCCTGTGATGCTGGACGAAGAAGAG GAAATTCTAAAAACCAAGCTGGAAAGGTCAAAGATGGAGTAG